Proteins found in one Litoribacterium kuwaitense genomic segment:
- a CDS encoding glutamate-5-semialdehyde dehydrogenase, producing MSELLTKAEAAKKASKLLARNTTAEKNDALDAIAHQLETDESSILNANEQDLINGKKNGLNTSLLDRLRLTSERIKEMASALRELKALDDPIGQTLSQWTRPNGLHIRQVRVPLGVIGMIYEARPNVTIDATSLCLKTGNACILRGSSSAIESNKALVASIHRALEKTPLPADAVQLLEDTSRETAAQMFRLNSHLDVLIPRGSANLIQTVIREATVPVLETGAGNCHVYIDHSAQTDMATSIAINAKTQRPSVCNAAETLLIHEEWAKSHLNDLIEKLIESGVEVRGDEATQAVSQAVQKASKEDWATEYNDMVVAVKIVQGVEEAIQHINTYGTTHSEAIISETKANVDTFFTNVDAAALYHNASTRFTDGFEFGFGAEIGISTQKLHARGPMGLEALTSSKYLINGEGQIK from the coding sequence ATGAGTGAACTACTAACAAAAGCCGAAGCAGCTAAAAAAGCGAGCAAGCTTCTTGCGCGCAATACAACCGCAGAGAAAAATGACGCTTTAGATGCGATTGCTCACCAGCTAGAAACAGATGAGTCTTCAATTTTAAACGCGAATGAACAAGATTTGATTAACGGCAAGAAAAACGGGCTAAATACCTCTCTTCTTGACCGCCTTCGGTTAACGTCAGAGCGAATTAAAGAAATGGCGTCTGCCTTACGGGAGTTAAAAGCGTTAGACGATCCAATTGGTCAAACGCTGTCCCAATGGACTCGACCAAACGGACTGCACATTCGTCAAGTTCGTGTTCCACTTGGGGTTATCGGAATGATTTACGAAGCAAGGCCAAATGTTACGATTGATGCAACAAGCCTTTGCTTAAAGACGGGAAATGCGTGTATATTGCGCGGTTCTTCCTCAGCCATTGAGTCGAACAAAGCACTTGTCGCATCGATTCATCGTGCGCTCGAAAAGACACCGCTCCCTGCTGACGCTGTTCAACTGCTCGAAGACACAAGCCGCGAAACGGCTGCGCAGATGTTTCGATTGAATTCACACCTTGACGTATTAATTCCGCGGGGAAGCGCCAATCTCATCCAGACGGTCATCCGTGAAGCGACGGTTCCCGTGCTCGAAACAGGTGCGGGGAATTGCCACGTGTATATTGACCACTCAGCACAGACAGATATGGCTACGAGCATTGCCATTAACGCAAAAACACAGCGCCCTTCTGTATGCAATGCCGCGGAAACATTACTTATACATGAAGAATGGGCGAAAAGTCATCTCAATGACCTCATTGAAAAGCTCATTGAAAGTGGTGTGGAAGTGAGAGGAGATGAAGCCACTCAAGCGGTTTCGCAAGCAGTACAAAAAGCAAGCAAAGAAGATTGGGCAACCGAATATAACGATATGGTTGTCGCAGTAAAGATTGTTCAAGGTGTCGAGGAAGCGATTCAGCATATCAACACTTATGGTACAACGCATTCTGAAGCTATTATTTCTGAAACAAAAGCCAACGTCGACACTTTCTTTACGAATGTTGATGCAGCCGCACTCTATCATAATGCCTCGACACGCTTTACAGACGGATTTGAATTTGGTTTTGGTGCTGAAATTGGTATTAGTACGCAAAAGCTGCATGCCCGCGGCCCAATGGGGTTAGAGGCCTTAACGTCTAGTAAGTATTTGATCAATGGTGAAGGCCAAATCAAATAA
- the proB gene encoding glutamate 5-kinase: protein MNKRIVVKIGSSSLTNATGSLSLEKLHDHTKAIARLRRLGHQVILISSGAVAAGYSKLGYPTRPVTIQGKQAAAAIGQVELMRYYSKAFQDESIHVGQLLLTRENFTKQKQYQNAHNTLEELLKRGVLPIINENDSVSIDELTFGDNDMLSALVSGLVHARMTILLTDVNGIYDQPPHLSPDAKKYHYLPAVSDELLLSAGQSQSAVGTGGMRSKIEAAKTAIAFGSQVFIGTGTGAEKLTDILKGKGDGTYIGFSGHPQATTKEQWIAVHSLPKGTLHIDHGAAEAILSRGKSLLTAGICKIDGVFHPGDVVEVREIKGRLIARGMVSMSSDVIADNANLQEQRRPTSMAIHRDNLVTIKKGEIIHE, encoded by the coding sequence ATGAATAAACGAATCGTTGTTAAAATTGGTAGCTCTTCATTAACGAATGCAACAGGCTCACTTTCCCTAGAGAAGTTGCATGACCATACGAAAGCAATTGCTCGACTACGTCGGTTGGGACATCAGGTCATTTTAATTTCGTCTGGTGCCGTGGCAGCAGGATATAGTAAGCTTGGCTATCCAACCCGTCCAGTAACGATCCAAGGAAAACAAGCAGCCGCGGCAATTGGTCAAGTCGAGTTAATGCGCTATTATTCTAAGGCATTTCAAGACGAAAGTATTCACGTAGGCCAACTCCTTTTAACACGCGAAAATTTCACGAAGCAAAAACAATATCAAAATGCACATAACACACTGGAAGAACTACTCAAAAGAGGCGTACTGCCAATCATTAACGAAAATGACTCGGTGTCTATTGATGAGTTAACCTTTGGAGATAACGACATGCTTTCAGCTCTTGTCAGCGGACTCGTCCATGCCCGGATGACGATTTTACTTACTGACGTGAACGGCATATACGACCAGCCACCACACCTGTCTCCAGACGCCAAAAAGTACCATTATCTTCCTGCGGTCTCTGATGAGCTGCTCTTATCTGCCGGGCAGAGCCAAAGTGCTGTCGGTACGGGTGGAATGCGTTCAAAAATAGAAGCTGCCAAAACCGCCATCGCTTTTGGGAGCCAAGTCTTTATCGGAACTGGCACCGGAGCTGAAAAGCTGACCGATATTTTAAAAGGAAAAGGGGATGGAACGTACATCGGTTTTTCCGGCCATCCTCAAGCAACAACGAAAGAACAATGGATTGCTGTCCATAGCCTCCCTAAAGGAACTTTGCACATAGACCATGGCGCTGCCGAAGCAATTTTAAGCCGCGGCAAAAGCTTATTAACAGCAGGTATATGCAAAATAGACGGCGTTTTCCACCCCGGCGATGTCGTCGAGGTGCGAGAAATAAAAGGGCGATTAATTGCCCGCGGGATGGTTTCAATGTCAAGTGATGTGATTGCTGACAATGCAAACCTGCAAGAGCAACGACGACCTACTTCTATGGCGATTCATCGAGATAACTTAGTAACGATAAAAAAAGGAGAGATAATTCATGAGTGA